One genomic region from Bradyrhizobium icense encodes:
- a CDS encoding NIPSNAP family protein gives MIMEMRVYRCLPGRLPALMKRFDTLTLKLWDKHGIKQAGFFTTLIGTSNQELTYFIAWDSLADREKKWTAFQSDPDWIAGRARSEEDGQIIDNIVSQLLVPTAFSAVK, from the coding sequence ATGATCATGGAAATGCGCGTCTATCGCTGTCTGCCGGGCCGACTGCCGGCGCTGATGAAGCGCTTCGATACGCTGACGCTGAAACTGTGGGACAAGCATGGCATCAAGCAGGCCGGCTTCTTCACCACGCTGATCGGCACCTCCAATCAGGAACTGACCTACTTCATCGCCTGGGACTCGCTGGCCGACCGCGAAAAGAAATGGACCGCATTTCAGAGCGATCCCGACTGGATCGCCGGGCGCGCCAGAAGCGAGGAGGACGGCCAGATCATCGACAACATCGTCAGCCAGTTGCTGGTGCCCACCGCGTTCTCCGCGGTAAAATAA
- the kdsA gene encoding 3-deoxy-8-phosphooctulonate synthase: protein MNANLKAAPVVSVGKVKFGNELPISIIAGPCQLESRAHALEVAGALKEIAGRLGVGLVYKTSFDKANRTSGSAARGIGLAQALPIFAEIRSSLGLPVLTDVHETAQCAEAAQAVDVLQIPAFLCRQTDLLLAAAATGKVVNVKKGQFLAPWEMTNVVTKITGGGNPNVLVTERGASFGYNTLVSDMRALPIMAQTTGAPVIFDATHSVQQPGGKGTSSGGQREFVPVLARAAVAVGVAGVFIETHPDPDHAPSDGPNMVPLREFEALVKRLMGFDALAKNALP from the coding sequence TTGAACGCGAACCTTAAGGCAGCTCCGGTCGTCTCGGTCGGCAAAGTCAAATTCGGCAATGAGCTGCCGATTTCGATCATTGCCGGTCCGTGTCAGCTCGAAAGCCGCGCGCACGCCCTCGAAGTGGCGGGTGCGCTGAAAGAGATCGCAGGCCGGCTCGGCGTGGGCCTCGTCTACAAGACGTCCTTCGACAAGGCCAATCGAACCTCGGGCTCGGCCGCGCGGGGAATTGGCTTGGCGCAGGCCTTGCCGATCTTCGCCGAGATACGCTCCTCGCTCGGTTTGCCCGTGCTGACCGACGTGCACGAGACCGCCCAATGCGCCGAGGCGGCGCAGGCAGTGGACGTGCTGCAAATCCCGGCCTTCCTGTGCCGGCAGACGGACCTGCTGCTCGCGGCGGCGGCGACCGGCAAGGTCGTCAATGTGAAGAAGGGCCAGTTCCTCGCGCCGTGGGAAATGACCAACGTCGTCACCAAGATCACCGGCGGCGGTAATCCGAACGTGCTGGTCACCGAACGCGGCGCCTCGTTCGGCTACAACACGCTGGTCTCGGACATGCGTGCGCTGCCGATCATGGCGCAGACGACCGGTGCGCCGGTCATTTTCGACGCCACCCATTCAGTGCAGCAGCCCGGAGGGAAGGGCACCTCATCCGGCGGCCAGCGCGAATTCGTTCCGGTGCTGGCGCGCGCCGCGGTCGCGGTCGGCGTCGCCGGCGTGTTCATCGAGACCCATCCCGATCCCGATCATGCGCCGTCGGACGGGCCCAACATGGTGCCGCTGCGCGAGTTCGAAGCCTTGGTGAAGAGGCTGATGGGTTTTGACGCGCTGGCCAAGAACGCCTTGCCGTGA
- a CDS encoding MFS transporter: protein MPPALNIIALATFSASLSARALDPVLPHVAEEFSVSIATAASFAAVFAFTFAIIQPVLGALADMFGKARLMIVCLVLLGFAHILGSLSTSFGMLFASRILAGIGAGGVFPVALSLTSDLVGPDKRQVAIGRTLAGAMAGNILGASAAGLIGDFLGWRGVLAVLGGLVVLSSVAVAAGFRGAALTRPPRTSLAQLRKGYRTIFSNPNARICYGAVFIEGCCVLGLFPFIAAFLFELGETSLSVAGIVIAGFAVGGLFYTMTVSRFLPRIGVNGMMIGGATLVGVQLIAVAMGPEWRLQTLSLIFMGWGFYMIHGSLQVFASELSAEARASALSLHAFFFFMGQTVGPIAYGFGIQHAGKVPTLLGAAAVMIALGLVCARLLRQTPPADAAAK, encoded by the coding sequence ATGCCGCCGGCGCTCAATATCATTGCGCTCGCGACCTTTTCGGCAAGCCTGTCCGCCCGCGCGCTCGATCCGGTGCTACCGCATGTAGCCGAGGAATTCTCCGTCAGCATCGCGACCGCCGCGAGCTTTGCCGCCGTCTTCGCCTTCACCTTCGCCATCATCCAGCCGGTGCTCGGCGCCCTGGCCGACATGTTCGGCAAGGCGCGCCTGATGATCGTTTGCCTGGTGCTGCTCGGCTTCGCCCACATTCTCGGCTCACTATCGACCTCGTTCGGCATGCTGTTCGCCTCGCGGATTCTCGCCGGCATCGGCGCCGGCGGCGTATTCCCGGTCGCGCTCAGCTTGACCAGCGATCTCGTCGGTCCCGATAAGCGCCAGGTAGCGATCGGACGGACGCTGGCCGGCGCAATGGCCGGCAATATCCTGGGGGCATCGGCGGCTGGCCTGATCGGCGACTTTCTCGGCTGGCGCGGCGTGCTCGCCGTCCTCGGGGGATTGGTGGTGCTATCGTCAGTCGCGGTGGCGGCCGGATTCCGCGGCGCTGCGTTGACGCGCCCGCCGCGTACCAGCCTTGCGCAGCTCCGTAAAGGTTATCGGACCATCTTCAGCAATCCGAACGCGCGCATCTGCTACGGGGCGGTGTTCATCGAGGGCTGCTGCGTGCTCGGGTTGTTTCCCTTCATCGCGGCGTTTCTGTTCGAGCTCGGCGAAACCTCGCTGTCGGTCGCCGGCATCGTCATCGCAGGCTTCGCCGTCGGCGGTCTGTTCTACACCATGACGGTGTCGCGCTTTCTGCCGAGGATCGGCGTTAACGGCATGATGATCGGAGGAGCGACGCTGGTCGGTGTACAACTCATCGCGGTGGCGATGGGTCCGGAATGGAGGCTGCAAACGCTCAGCCTGATCTTCATGGGCTGGGGATTCTACATGATCCACGGCAGCCTGCAGGTATTCGCCAGCGAATTGTCGGCAGAAGCGCGCGCGAGCGCATTGTCGCTGCACGCGTTCTTTTTCTTCATGGGCCAGACCGTCGGCCCGATCGCCTACGGCTTCGGCATCCAGCATGCCGGCAAGGTGCCGACCTTGCTCGGCGCGGCGGCCGTGATGATCGCGCTGGGCCTCGTCTGCGCTCGGTTGCTGCGCCAGACGCCGCCGGCGGACGCGGCGGCGAAGTAA
- the queF gene encoding preQ(1) synthase, protein MAKKSLPQSLQLGRAVEWPDSPEKAQLDRVPNPQAGTNYLVRFTAPEFTSICPVTGQPDFAHLVIDYVPGQWLLESKSLKLYVASFRNHGAFHEDCTVMIGKRIAIEIKPKFLRIGGYWYPRGGIPIDVFWQTGKLPKDVWVPDQGVAPYRGRG, encoded by the coding sequence ATGGCCAAGAAATCATTACCCCAATCATTGCAGCTCGGCCGCGCCGTGGAATGGCCTGATAGCCCTGAAAAGGCGCAGCTCGACCGCGTGCCCAATCCGCAAGCCGGCACCAATTATCTGGTTCGCTTCACCGCGCCAGAGTTCACTTCGATTTGCCCCGTGACCGGCCAGCCGGATTTCGCGCATCTCGTGATCGACTATGTGCCGGGACAATGGCTGCTGGAGTCCAAATCGCTAAAGCTCTACGTCGCGAGCTTTCGCAATCACGGCGCCTTCCACGAGGATTGCACGGTCATGATCGGCAAGCGGATCGCGATCGAGATCAAACCGAAGTTCTTACGCATCGGCGGCTATTGGTATCCGCGCGGCGGCATCCCGATCGACGTGTTCTGGCAGACCGGCAAACTGCCGAAGGACGTGTGGGTGCCCGATCAGGGCGTCGCGCCGTATCGCGGGCGGGGATGA
- a CDS encoding c-type cytochrome translates to MKFFTVPLLLLFSLPLPALAEEGGARAFAPCRACHSLDPAERGLPGPNLSGLIGRTVAGDPEFDYSPALRKAREEGLRWDAKRLDTFLADPAAMFPGLWMSIRGVEDAAERQALVRFLADPSSR, encoded by the coding sequence GTGAAGTTCTTCACCGTCCCGCTGCTGTTGTTGTTTTCCCTGCCCCTTCCCGCCCTCGCGGAAGAAGGCGGCGCGCGGGCGTTTGCGCCCTGCCGCGCCTGCCACAGCCTCGATCCCGCTGAGCGAGGCCTGCCCGGTCCCAATCTTTCCGGGCTGATCGGCCGCACGGTGGCCGGCGATCCCGAGTTCGACTATTCGCCGGCGCTGCGCAAGGCGCGCGAGGAAGGGTTGCGCTGGGATGCGAAGCGGCTCGATACGTTCCTCGCCGATCCAGCCGCGATGTTTCCGGGATTGTGGATGTCGATCCGCGGGGTTGAGGACGCTGCTGAGCGGCAGGCGTTGGTGCGATTTCTCGCCGATCCGTCCTCCCGGTAA
- a CDS encoding lyase, which translates to MNRRQFLGTAAAGILAAPAILRHANAQEGPFRVKYYPVAPGTGSRDTTPAPDGSIWFCGQRNGTLGRLDPRDGSYKLVNLGKGAAPHGVIIGPDGAPWITEGGQNAIARVDPSDHKVTLFRLPEKEAYANLNTGVFDRGGIYWFTGQSGIYGRLDPKSGDMTVFKSPRGPGTYGMTVTPNGDIWYASLAGNHIAKIDPATGNATVVEPPTPKQGARRVWSDSKGRIWVSEWNSGNVSVHDPADGSWKAWKLPGTSPRAYAVYVDDKDKVWLTDFGANAIVRFDPVTEKFNAFPSDKPGANVRQLDGRPGETWGGESGNDRLVVIQTVA; encoded by the coding sequence ATGAATCGCCGCCAGTTTCTTGGAACCGCCGCCGCGGGAATTCTTGCCGCGCCGGCCATCCTGCGCCACGCGAATGCACAGGAAGGTCCGTTCCGCGTCAAATATTATCCGGTCGCGCCCGGCACGGGTTCGCGCGACACGACCCCCGCCCCTGATGGCTCGATCTGGTTCTGCGGCCAGCGTAATGGGACACTCGGCCGGCTCGATCCGCGCGATGGCTCCTACAAGCTGGTCAACCTCGGCAAGGGCGCCGCGCCCCATGGTGTCATCATCGGTCCAGATGGCGCGCCCTGGATCACTGAGGGTGGACAGAACGCGATCGCGCGCGTCGATCCCAGTGATCACAAGGTGACGCTGTTCCGCCTGCCCGAAAAGGAGGCCTACGCCAACCTCAACACCGGCGTATTCGACAGAGGCGGCATCTACTGGTTCACCGGCCAGTCCGGTATCTACGGCCGGCTCGACCCCAAATCGGGCGACATGACCGTGTTCAAATCGCCACGCGGCCCGGGCACTTACGGCATGACCGTCACGCCGAACGGCGATATCTGGTATGCCTCGCTCGCAGGCAACCACATCGCAAAGATCGATCCGGCGACCGGCAACGCGACTGTGGTCGAGCCACCCACACCCAAGCAGGGCGCGCGCCGGGTATGGTCGGATTCGAAGGGCCGGATTTGGGTCAGCGAATGGAATAGCGGCAATGTGTCGGTGCACGATCCAGCCGACGGCTCCTGGAAGGCGTGGAAATTGCCCGGCACAAGCCCGCGCGCTTATGCGGTTTACGTCGACGATAAGGATAAGGTCTGGCTTACCGATTTCGGTGCCAATGCGATCGTGCGCTTCGATCCGGTGACGGAAAAGTTCAACGCATTCCCCAGCGACAAGCCAGGCGCGAATGTGCGCCAGCTCGACGGCCGGCCCGGCGAAACCTGGGGCGGCGAATCCGGCAATGACCGGCTGGTCGTGATACAGACGGTCGCGTGA
- the eno gene encoding phosphopyruvate hydratase → MTAIVDIIGREILDSRGNPTVEVDVVLEDGSIGRAAVPSGASTGAHEAVELRDGDKQRYLGKGVQKAVEAVNGEIFEALSDQAVEDQVHIDQIMIDLDGTPNKSRLGANAILGVSLACAKAAAESFDMPLYRYVGGTSARTLPVPMMNIINGGVHADNPIDFQEFMILPVGAASFAEALRCGSEIFHTLRSELKKAGHNTNVGDEGGFAPNLPSADAALEFVVSAIGKAGYKAGSDVMLGLDCAATEFFKDGNYVYGGENKTRSRSEQAKYLADLVARYPIVTIEDGMSEDDMEGWRELTDLIGKKCQLVGDDLFVTNVTRLADGIKNGRANSILIKVNQIGTLTETLAAVELAHKYGYTSVMSHRSGETEDSTIADLAVATNCGQIKTGSLARSDRTAKYNQLLRIEQQLGAQAKYAGKAALKALA, encoded by the coding sequence ATGACCGCCATCGTCGACATCATTGGCCGTGAAATTCTCGATAGCCGGGGCAACCCCACCGTTGAAGTCGACGTGGTGCTGGAAGACGGCTCGATCGGCCGCGCGGCGGTTCCCTCCGGTGCCTCCACCGGCGCCCATGAGGCCGTCGAGCTGCGCGACGGCGACAAGCAGCGCTATCTCGGCAAGGGCGTGCAGAAGGCGGTGGAAGCCGTCAACGGCGAAATCTTCGAGGCGCTCAGCGATCAGGCCGTCGAGGACCAGGTCCACATCGACCAGATCATGATCGATCTCGACGGCACGCCGAACAAGAGCAGGCTCGGCGCCAACGCCATCCTCGGCGTTTCGCTGGCCTGCGCCAAGGCGGCGGCCGAATCCTTCGACATGCCGCTCTATCGCTATGTCGGCGGCACCTCGGCGCGGACGTTGCCGGTGCCGATGATGAACATCATCAATGGCGGCGTGCATGCCGACAACCCGATCGACTTCCAGGAATTCATGATCCTTCCCGTCGGCGCCGCGAGCTTCGCCGAGGCCCTGCGCTGCGGCTCGGAAATCTTCCACACGCTGCGCAGCGAACTGAAGAAGGCCGGCCACAACACCAATGTCGGCGACGAGGGCGGCTTTGCGCCGAACCTGCCGTCGGCGGATGCAGCGCTGGAGTTCGTCGTCAGCGCGATCGGGAAGGCCGGCTACAAGGCGGGCAGCGACGTCATGCTCGGCCTCGACTGCGCCGCAACCGAGTTCTTCAAGGACGGCAACTACGTCTATGGCGGCGAGAACAAGACCCGTTCGCGCTCCGAGCAGGCGAAATATCTCGCCGATCTCGTTGCGCGCTATCCGATCGTTACCATCGAGGACGGCATGTCCGAGGACGACATGGAAGGCTGGAGGGAATTGACCGATCTGATCGGCAAGAAGTGCCAGCTCGTCGGCGACGATCTGTTCGTCACCAACGTCACCCGGCTTGCCGACGGCATCAAGAACGGCCGCGCCAATTCGATCCTGATCAAGGTCAACCAGATCGGTACGCTGACCGAGACGCTCGCCGCCGTCGAACTGGCGCACAAATACGGCTACACGTCCGTGATGTCGCACCGTTCCGGCGAGACGGAAGATTCCACCATCGCCGATCTCGCGGTCGCCACCAATTGCGGCCAGATCAAAACCGGATCGCTGGCCCGCTCCGACCGCACCGCCAAGTACAACCAGCTCCTGCGCATCGAGCAGCAACTCGGCGCGCAGGCGAAATATGCCGGCAAAGCGGCGTTGAAGGCTCTGGCGTAA
- a CDS encoding zinc-binding dehydrogenase yields MSDGKSGLQLRSLLKKSGELELSLLDVPTPEPADDEVVVRVEATPINPSDLGLLIGPADMSTAKESGTNDAPVVTAKMPEAAMRMMAARLDQSLPVGNEGAGVVIRTGSSDAAKALMGKAVSMIGGAMYTQFRTIKVRDVMELPPGTTPADGASWFVNPLTALGMTETMRRENHKALVHTAAASNLGQMLNKICIKDGIGLVNIVRSKEQADILHKIGAKYVVDSTSDTFMDDLTNALVETGATIAFDAIGGGKLASQILTCMEIAANKTAKEYSRYGSNVYKQVYIYGSLDNRPTELSRAFGLTWGVGGWLLTPFLQKIGPAEIGRLRQRVASELKTTFASHYTQTVSLQETLQLSNIAVYNKRSTGEKFLINPSKV; encoded by the coding sequence ATGAGTGACGGCAAGAGCGGGCTTCAACTGCGTTCGCTGCTCAAGAAGAGCGGCGAACTCGAACTGTCGCTGCTGGACGTCCCGACGCCGGAGCCGGCCGACGACGAAGTCGTGGTTCGTGTCGAGGCGACCCCGATCAATCCGTCCGACCTCGGGCTGCTGATCGGTCCGGCCGACATGTCGACGGCGAAGGAGTCCGGCACCAACGACGCGCCTGTGGTCACGGCGAAGATGCCGGAAGCCGCGATGCGGATGATGGCGGCGCGCCTCGACCAGTCGCTCCCCGTCGGCAATGAAGGTGCCGGCGTAGTGATCAGGACCGGATCCTCGGACGCTGCGAAAGCGCTGATGGGCAAGGCGGTCTCGATGATCGGCGGCGCGATGTACACGCAGTTTCGCACCATCAAGGTCAGGGACGTCATGGAGCTGCCACCCGGGACCACACCGGCCGACGGCGCGTCATGGTTCGTCAATCCGCTGACCGCGCTCGGCATGACCGAAACGATGCGGCGTGAGAACCACAAGGCGCTGGTTCATACCGCTGCCGCTTCCAATCTCGGCCAGATGCTCAACAAGATCTGCATCAAAGACGGCATCGGCCTCGTCAACATCGTGCGCAGCAAGGAGCAGGCCGACATCCTGCACAAGATCGGCGCCAAATATGTCGTCGATTCCACGTCAGACACGTTCATGGACGACCTGACCAATGCGCTGGTGGAAACCGGTGCCACGATCGCGTTCGACGCCATCGGCGGCGGCAAGCTGGCAAGCCAGATTCTCACCTGCATGGAGATCGCGGCCAACAAGACCGCCAAGGAATACAGCCGCTACGGCTCGAACGTGTACAAGCAGGTCTATATCTACGGCAGCCTCGATAACCGCCCGACCGAACTGAGCCGCGCCTTCGGCCTGACCTGGGGCGTTGGCGGCTGGCTCCTGACGCCGTTCCTGCAGAAGATCGGTCCCGCCGAAATCGGCCGGCTACGCCAGCGCGTGGCCTCCGAGCTCAAGACCACCTTCGCGAGCCACTACACGCAAACTGTGTCGCTGCAGGAGACGCTGCAGCTTTCCAATATCGCCGTCTACAACAAGCGCTCCACCGGCGAGAAATTCCTGATCAATCCGAGCAAGGTTTGA
- a CDS encoding NADPH-dependent FMN reductase — protein MATHTIVTIVGSLRKESFSLKVANALAKLAPASLKLDVTTLHDISFFNQDLEANPPADWLAFREKLQKSNGVLFVTPEYNRSIPGVLKNAIDVGSRPYGKSSFLGKPTGIVSNSPGALGGVSAAKHLQNILPGISGPILGQPEIYLNGIGDAFNEKGELVKEAVQKVLQQYINAFAAFIEQQNR, from the coding sequence ATGGCCACCCATACCATCGTCACGATCGTCGGCTCTCTCCGCAAGGAGAGCTTTTCGCTCAAGGTCGCCAACGCGCTCGCCAAACTGGCGCCGGCTTCGCTCAAGCTCGACGTGACCACGCTGCATGACATTTCCTTCTTCAACCAGGACCTGGAAGCCAATCCCCCGGCCGACTGGCTTGCCTTCCGCGAGAAGCTGCAGAAGTCGAACGGCGTGCTGTTCGTGACGCCCGAATATAACCGCTCGATTCCCGGCGTGTTGAAGAATGCGATCGACGTCGGGTCGCGCCCCTATGGCAAGAGCTCCTTCCTTGGCAAGCCGACCGGCATCGTCAGCAACTCGCCCGGCGCGCTCGGCGGCGTCAGTGCGGCCAAGCATTTGCAGAACATCCTGCCCGGTATTTCCGGCCCGATCCTCGGCCAGCCCGAAATCTACCTCAACGGCATCGGCGACGCTTTTAACGAGAAGGGCGAACTCGTGAAGGAAGCGGTGCAGAAGGTGCTGCAGCAATATATCAACGCGTTCGCGGCGTTTATTGAACAGCAGAACAGGTAA
- a CDS encoding FtsB family cell division protein — translation MVSRARLKSILTGLALYTVAAMMVGYFGVNAYTGKYGLNARQELDQEIIALTSELARLKRERAEGEQRVSLLRSDRVDPDMLDERARFQLDYANPRDLIRIVRPN, via the coding sequence ATGGTCTCCCGCGCCCGATTGAAATCCATCCTGACCGGACTTGCCCTCTATACGGTGGCGGCGATGATGGTCGGCTATTTCGGCGTCAACGCCTATACCGGCAAGTACGGCTTGAACGCGCGCCAGGAGCTTGATCAGGAAATCATCGCGCTGACTTCGGAACTGGCGCGGCTGAAGCGGGAGCGGGCAGAGGGCGAGCAGCGGGTATCGCTGCTGCGCTCCGACCGGGTCGACCCCGACATGCTGGATGAGCGTGCGCGCTTTCAACTCGACTACGCCAATCCGCGCGATCTGATCCGGATCGTCAGGCCGAACTGA
- the pdhA gene encoding pyruvate dehydrogenase (acetyl-transferring) E1 component subunit alpha, giving the protein MAAPKKSVPKESGQEKANGSPPEFTKAQELAALRDMLLIRRFEEKAGQLYGMGAIGGFCHLYIGQEAVVVGMQMALKKGDQVITGYRDHGHMLACGMDANGVMAELTGRRGGYSKGKGGSMHMFSMEKNFYGGHGIVGAQVSLGTGLAFANRYRGNDFVSVAYFGDGASNQGQVYESFNMAELWKLPVIYVIENNRYAMGTSVTRSSALTDFSKRGASFNIPGQQVDGMDVRAVKAAGDEAVAWCRAGKGPFILEMQTYRYRGHSMSDPAKYRTREEVEKIRTDQDPIEQVRNRLLAAKVSEQELKAIDAEVREIVNASADFAQRDPEPDPSELWTDVYR; this is encoded by the coding sequence ATGGCTGCACCCAAGAAAAGCGTCCCGAAAGAATCAGGGCAGGAGAAGGCAAACGGGTCCCCACCGGAATTCACCAAGGCGCAGGAGCTGGCCGCGCTGCGGGACATGCTCCTGATCCGGCGCTTCGAGGAAAAGGCCGGCCAGCTCTACGGCATGGGTGCGATCGGCGGCTTCTGCCATCTCTATATCGGCCAGGAAGCTGTGGTGGTCGGAATGCAGATGGCCCTGAAGAAGGGCGATCAGGTCATAACGGGATACCGTGACCACGGCCACATGCTGGCCTGCGGGATGGACGCCAACGGCGTCATGGCCGAACTCACCGGCCGGCGCGGCGGCTACTCCAAGGGCAAAGGCGGCTCCATGCACATGTTCAGCATGGAGAAGAATTTCTACGGAGGCCACGGTATCGTCGGCGCCCAGGTTTCGCTCGGGACCGGCCTTGCTTTCGCCAACCGGTATCGCGGCAATGATTTCGTCAGCGTCGCCTATTTCGGCGACGGCGCGTCTAACCAGGGCCAGGTCTACGAGAGCTTCAACATGGCGGAGCTGTGGAAGCTCCCGGTGATCTACGTGATCGAGAACAACCGCTACGCCATGGGCACGTCGGTGACGCGTTCCTCGGCCCTGACCGATTTTTCCAAACGCGGCGCTTCCTTCAACATTCCGGGTCAGCAGGTCGACGGCATGGATGTCCGCGCCGTAAAGGCTGCCGGCGACGAGGCGGTCGCCTGGTGCCGCGCCGGCAAGGGGCCGTTCATCCTGGAAATGCAGACCTATCGCTACCGCGGTCACTCGATGTCCGACCCGGCGAAATACCGGACCCGCGAAGAGGTCGAGAAAATCCGCACCGACCAGGACCCGATCGAGCAGGTGCGCAACCGTCTGCTCGCCGCCAAGGTCAGCGAGCAGGAGTTGAAGGCGATCGACGCCGAGGTCCGCGAGATCGTCAACGCATCCGCCGACTTCGCCCAGCGCGATCCCGAGCCCGATCCGTCCGAGCTCTGGACCGACGTCTACCGCTGA
- a CDS encoding pyruvate dehydrogenase complex E1 component subunit beta translates to MPIQVLMPALSPTMEKGNLAKWLKKEGETIKSGDVIAEIETDKATMEVEATDEGTLGKILIPEGTADVAVNTPIATILADGESAADLGKASAPAQAAKAAESAPPAEAKAEAPQPKAEKAPAAPPAAVAEPDPEVPAGTEMITQTIREALRDAMAEEMRRDPDVFIMGEEVAEYQGAYKVTQGLLQEFGARRVIDTPITEHGFAGVGVGAAMSGLKPIVEFMTFNFAMQAIDQIINSAAKTLYMSGGQMGCSIVFRGPNGAAARVAAQHSQDYSAWYSQVPGLKVIAPFSAADYKGLLKAAIRDPNPVIFLENEVLYGHTGEVPKLDDYVIPIGKARIVRSGKDVTLISWSNGMTYALKAADELAKEGIEAEVIDLRTLRPMDTETIIASVKKTGRAVTVEEGWQQSGVGAEIAARIMEHAFDYLDAPVARVSGKDVPMPYAANLEKLALPSVAEVVAAAKAVSYR, encoded by the coding sequence ATGCCCATTCAAGTGCTGATGCCTGCGCTGTCGCCCACCATGGAGAAGGGCAACCTTGCGAAGTGGCTGAAGAAGGAAGGCGAGACGATCAAATCGGGCGATGTCATCGCCGAGATCGAGACCGACAAGGCGACGATGGAAGTCGAGGCGACCGATGAGGGCACGCTCGGCAAGATATTGATCCCGGAAGGCACCGCCGACGTCGCCGTCAATACGCCGATCGCGACCATTCTGGCCGACGGCGAGAGCGCCGCCGATCTCGGCAAGGCCAGCGCGCCGGCGCAAGCGGCGAAGGCCGCGGAATCCGCGCCCCCTGCTGAAGCCAAAGCGGAAGCGCCGCAGCCCAAGGCCGAGAAGGCGCCTGCCGCGCCGCCGGCCGCGGTCGCCGAGCCCGATCCGGAAGTCCCTGCCGGTACCGAGATGATCACCCAGACCATCCGCGAAGCCTTGCGCGATGCGATGGCGGAAGAAATGCGGCGCGACCCCGACGTGTTCATCATGGGCGAGGAGGTCGCGGAATATCAGGGCGCCTACAAGGTGACCCAGGGCCTGCTGCAGGAATTCGGCGCGCGGCGCGTGATCGATACCCCGATCACCGAGCACGGCTTTGCCGGCGTCGGCGTCGGTGCGGCGATGTCGGGGCTGAAGCCGATCGTCGAGTTCATGACCTTCAACTTCGCCATGCAGGCGATCGACCAGATCATCAACTCGGCGGCCAAGACGCTGTACATGTCGGGCGGCCAGATGGGCTGCTCGATCGTCTTCCGCGGCCCGAACGGCGCCGCCGCCCGCGTTGCCGCCCAGCACAGCCAGGACTACTCGGCCTGGTACTCGCAAGTTCCCGGACTGAAAGTGATCGCGCCGTTCTCGGCGGCCGACTACAAGGGGCTGCTCAAGGCCGCGATCCGCGATCCCAACCCGGTCATCTTCCTCGAAAACGAAGTCCTGTACGGCCACACCGGCGAGGTGCCGAAACTCGACGACTACGTGATCCCGATCGGCAAGGCGCGTATCGTTCGCTCGGGCAAGGACGTAACGCTGATCTCGTGGTCGAACGGGATGACCTACGCGCTGAAGGCGGCCGACGAGCTCGCGAAGGAAGGCATCGAGGCCGAGGTGATCGACCTGCGCACGCTGCGACCGATGGACACCGAGACGATCATCGCATCGGTGAAGAAGACCGGCCGTGCGGTGACGGTGGAGGAGGGCTGGCAGCAGTCCGGCGTCGGCGCCGAGATTGCCGCGCGCATCATGGAGCACGCCTTCGACTATCTCGATGCGCCGGTCGCGCGGGTCTCGGGCAAGGACGTGCCGATGCCTTATGCCGCGAACCTCGAAAAGCTCGCATTGCCTTCCGTTGCCGAGGTGGTCGCAGCCGCCAAGGCCGTTTCTTATCGGTAG
- a CDS encoding DUF5076 domain-containing protein, with protein sequence MAGPNEQPLPPDVIGREDAVEVLRAFVVDGGLSIAFQRAFEEPDMWGLLLVDIARHAARAYARESGYTEDEALARIVEMFEAEINRPTDMGSTTPRSQQGH encoded by the coding sequence ATGGCCGGTCCCAACGAACAACCGCTGCCGCCGGACGTGATCGGCCGCGAGGACGCCGTCGAAGTCCTGCGCGCCTTCGTCGTCGATGGCGGACTCTCGATCGCGTTCCAGCGCGCGTTCGAGGAGCCTGACATGTGGGGCCTCCTGCTGGTCGATATCGCCCGCCACGCCGCCCGCGCTTATGCGCGCGAGAGTGGCTACACCGAGGACGAGGCGCTCGCGCGCATCGTCGAGATGTTCGAAGCCGAAATCAATCGGCCGACCGACATGGGCTCCACCACGCCCCGGTCGCAACAGGGTCACTGA